A single Chlamydia suis DNA region contains:
- a CDS encoding CT620/CT621 family type III secretion system effector: MRNQPIQEGQKFFVPTIETAAPRERRVSPAEVAADYTQMHEAATYLQVFQDLLKEAHQFGLNEEFLEGLRQDFLKTGSEMSLMQAIWTEESQREARRKERKELKQQLEAKVFSPQALTTAEELHPVDGSVINKMPFQSAFAYILLDKYIPAQEEALYALARELNFSGYAQTLFSPVLELVKSFNNAPIVYNLGSYIGQTEGTANFKYGYQMVLDRYETEKSHLRKDINNAENAKQQLTQIIKNVDANNSLTPTQKSKLKDMANGYIRTLDVCITQMQELSTGLRGLAFIPGRDEYSPAYEIMGSSFSIVTLQNLEGKVVDGEINVSSGETKGGLLNFFTYFLADVQNFGDLAQTNQLMLELQMRAMHQQWSLVTASLKLLHNVYRTLASS, encoded by the coding sequence ATGAGAAACCAACCGATTCAAGAAGGACAAAAATTTTTTGTTCCAACCATAGAAACTGCGGCTCCTCGGGAGCGTCGGGTATCTCCTGCAGAAGTTGCAGCGGATTATACCCAGATGCATGAGGCCGCAACGTATCTTCAAGTATTTCAAGATTTATTGAAAGAAGCCCATCAGTTTGGATTGAATGAAGAGTTTTTAGAGGGTTTGCGTCAAGATTTCTTAAAAACAGGTTCCGAGATGTCTTTGATGCAAGCTATATGGACGGAAGAAAGCCAGAGAGAAGCTCGCAGAAAAGAGCGCAAAGAGCTTAAGCAGCAGCTAGAGGCTAAGGTATTCAGCCCGCAGGCGTTGACAACAGCTGAAGAGTTGCATCCTGTAGATGGAAGCGTGATTAATAAAATGCCGTTTCAATCGGCTTTTGCATATATTCTTCTCGATAAATACATTCCTGCTCAGGAAGAAGCCTTGTACGCATTAGCTAGAGAACTGAATTTTTCTGGGTATGCACAGACCTTATTTAGTCCTGTTTTAGAATTGGTAAAAAGCTTTAATAACGCACCCATTGTGTATAATCTAGGCTCTTATATTGGGCAAACAGAGGGGACTGCCAATTTTAAATACGGATACCAGATGGTCTTAGACCGTTATGAAACGGAGAAGAGCCACTTAAGAAAAGATATCAACAATGCCGAGAACGCCAAGCAACAACTTACACAAATTATTAAGAACGTAGATGCAAATAATTCTTTAACGCCAACGCAAAAAAGTAAGTTAAAAGATATGGCAAATGGGTACATTCGGACATTGGATGTCTGTATTACTCAGATGCAAGAGTTATCCACAGGATTAAGGGGATTGGCTTTTATTCCCGGGAGGGATGAGTATAGCCCTGCTTATGAGATTATGGGCTCTTCTTTTTCTATAGTTACGTTACAGAATTTAGAAGGGAAGGTTGTGGATGGAGAGATTAATGTTTCTTCAGGAGAAACGAAGGGGGGCTTGTTAAATTTCTTTACATATTTTCTCGCCGACGTCCAAAACTTTGGAGATTTAGCTCAAACGAATCAGTTAATGCTAGAGTTGCAAATGCGCGCTATGCATCAACAATGGAGCTTAGTTACAGCTTCTCTGAAGTTGTTGCATAACGTTTATCGAACGTTAGCTTCTAGTTAA
- a CDS encoding NAD(P)H-dependent glycerol-3-phosphate dehydrogenase — translation MKETIAYLGMGMWGFSLANLLANNGHRVVGWARNPSLIEQLSVQRRHPAAPHVTIPSTLSFTSNMEEALDGATMIVEGVTSAGIRPVLSQLKSITDLQVPLVITSKGIEQNTGLLLSEIALEIFGRASAQYLGYLSGPSIASEVLRGCPCSVVISAYDPSTLKQIHQAFLTPTFRVYPNSDLKGVALGGALKNVIAIACGISDGFRFGDNAKSGLVTRGLHEIRKFATIMGCRPETLNGLAGLGDLCTTCFSSFSRNTLFGKLLAEGLSLEEAKTKIGMVVEGVYTALSAHQIAKHHRIDMPITSSVYRVLYENLDIQEGIAQLLQRNTKEEYL, via the coding sequence ATGAAAGAGACTATCGCCTACCTTGGAATGGGCATGTGGGGATTTTCCTTAGCCAATCTTCTTGCTAACAATGGCCATCGCGTAGTGGGATGGGCAAGAAATCCTTCTTTAATTGAACAACTATCTGTTCAACGCCGGCACCCTGCGGCTCCTCACGTTACGATCCCATCAACGCTTTCTTTCACCTCTAATATGGAAGAAGCTTTAGATGGAGCGACCATGATTGTGGAAGGAGTCACCTCCGCAGGAATACGCCCCGTTCTCTCTCAGTTAAAGTCTATAACGGATCTTCAGGTTCCTTTGGTCATCACATCGAAAGGGATCGAGCAAAATACGGGGTTACTTTTAAGCGAGATCGCATTAGAAATTTTTGGAAGAGCTTCCGCGCAATATCTAGGGTATCTCAGTGGCCCATCTATCGCCAGTGAAGTTCTTCGCGGTTGCCCGTGCTCCGTTGTGATCAGTGCATATGATCCTTCCACCTTAAAACAAATCCATCAAGCTTTCCTCACTCCTACATTTCGCGTATATCCTAACAGTGACCTCAAAGGGGTTGCTTTAGGCGGAGCATTAAAAAATGTCATTGCTATTGCTTGTGGAATTTCTGATGGGTTCCGCTTCGGAGATAATGCAAAATCCGGACTCGTCACCCGAGGCCTTCATGAAATCCGAAAATTCGCAACAATTATGGGGTGTCGTCCAGAGACCCTGAACGGGCTTGCTGGTCTAGGGGACCTCTGTACCACTTGCTTCTCTTCCTTCAGCAGAAATACCCTATTTGGAAAGTTGCTTGCCGAAGGCTTATCCCTAGAAGAAGCAAAAACAAAAATTGGAATGGTAGTGGAAGGGGTATATACCGCTCTCTCTGCTCATCAAATTGCGAAGCACCACAGAATAGACATGCCCATCACTAGCAGCGTCTATCGTGTGCTTTACGAAAACCTAGACATTCAAGAAGGCATTGCTCAGCTTCTTCAGAGAAATACAAAAGAAGAATATTTATAG
- a CDS encoding UTP--glucose-1-phosphate uridylyltransferase codes for MTDSPYADLSFLLDKLLPIRQEHLLDYWPSLSPPERLCLGTQISQINIPFFLQQQALLNTPPSPHYTYSPLSPTHYAGETPAYAQLGFQLFQKGKVGCVVLAGGQGSRLKFDGPKGLYPVSSVKKKPLYQLVAEKVAAASKLAGRPLPVAFMTSPLNHQQTLSYFTANHYFNLDPQQVDFFCQPLWPLLSLSGDLFLESADHLALGPTGNGCVASLLQSSGIWDKWDQAGVEMVSVIPIDNPLALPFDRELCGFHAAEHNDVTIKTTLRQNAQEDVGVLVESAEHNISVIEYSALPDNERFATTSSGELAYSLANIGLYCLSMDFLALTAKETLPIHKANKQAKQLLSSPTEKNAWKFEEFIFDLFRYSRRSQAIVYPRHECFAPLKNHEGNHSPATVREAMRKREHALFTAVTEKKLSPNTIFELEADFYYPSSHTSLEWENKIFFQEPIIEAS; via the coding sequence ATGACCGATTCTCCCTATGCAGACTTATCATTTTTATTGGATAAGCTTCTTCCGATTCGACAAGAACATCTGTTAGACTATTGGCCCTCTCTCTCTCCTCCAGAAAGATTGTGCTTAGGGACTCAAATCTCGCAGATAAACATTCCCTTCTTCCTTCAGCAACAGGCTTTGCTAAACACCCCCCCTTCCCCTCATTATACTTACTCTCCCCTATCCCCTACACATTATGCTGGAGAGACCCCTGCGTATGCTCAACTGGGGTTCCAGCTTTTTCAAAAAGGGAAGGTAGGATGTGTTGTATTAGCTGGGGGGCAAGGCTCTCGATTGAAATTCGATGGACCAAAGGGATTGTATCCAGTCTCCTCTGTAAAGAAAAAACCTCTGTACCAACTTGTTGCTGAAAAAGTTGCTGCTGCCAGTAAACTTGCGGGACGTCCTTTACCTGTAGCCTTCATGACGTCTCCTCTGAATCATCAACAAACCCTTTCCTACTTTACTGCTAATCACTATTTTAACTTGGATCCCCAGCAAGTGGATTTTTTTTGTCAGCCGCTCTGGCCCCTTCTTTCTCTATCAGGAGATCTTTTCCTAGAATCGGCAGATCATCTAGCGCTCGGACCTACCGGAAACGGTTGTGTCGCCTCCCTGTTACAATCTTCTGGGATTTGGGATAAATGGGATCAAGCTGGAGTTGAAATGGTCAGCGTGATCCCCATTGATAATCCTTTAGCCTTACCGTTTGATAGAGAATTATGTGGATTTCATGCTGCAGAACACAATGATGTCACCATCAAAACGACTTTACGCCAAAATGCACAGGAAGACGTTGGAGTCCTCGTAGAATCCGCAGAACACAATATCTCAGTCATTGAATATTCTGCTCTCCCGGATAACGAACGTTTTGCTACAACTTCTTCAGGAGAGCTCGCTTATTCGCTCGCAAACATTGGTTTATACTGTTTATCTATGGACTTTCTAGCCCTGACAGCAAAAGAAACGCTGCCTATCCACAAAGCAAATAAACAAGCTAAACAATTGCTCTCCTCTCCAACCGAAAAAAATGCCTGGAAGTTTGAAGAGTTTATTTTTGATTTATTCCGCTACAGCAGACGAAGTCAGGCCATCGTCTATCCTCGTCACGAATGCTTTGCTCCTCTTAAAAATCATGAGGGGAACCATAGTCCTGCAACGGTTCGTGAAGCTATGCGCAAAAGAGAACATGCCTTATTCACCGCTGTTACGGAAAAAAAACTCTCTCCAAATACGATATTTGAATTAGAAGCGGACTTTTATTACCCATCCTCACATACTTCCTTAGAGTGGGAAAATAAAATTTTTTTCCAGGAACCAATTATTGAGGCTTCATGA
- a CDS encoding type III secretion protein ATPase (involved in type III protein export) — translation MAYLQQETSLIQQWNPYRECGILSRISGTLMEAQGLAACLGELCHIPSFRSSPVLAEVIDLHHQTTVLLALTPVHDLALGTEVIPLRRPASLPLSNHLLGRVIDGFGNPLDGNPPLPKAPLSPLFASPPAPMSRTPIQEIFPTGIRAIDALLTVGEGQRVGIFSEPGGGKSSLLSTIAKGAQNTINVIALIGERGREVRDYVHQHKEGLAAQRTIIIASTAYDTAASKVIAGRAAITIAEYFRDQGARVLFIMDSLSRWIESLQEVALARGETLSTHHYAASVFHHVAAFLERAGNNDKGSITSFYAMLHYANHPDIFNDYVKSLLDGHFFLSPQEKSFSSPPINLLTSLSRSARQLVHPHHYAAAQELLSLLKAYHEAIDIIQLGAYVPGQDAKLDRAIRILPSLQEFLSQPLSNYSAIHDTIEQLYRLLNHE, via the coding sequence ATGGCCTATCTACAACAAGAAACTTCCTTGATCCAACAGTGGAATCCTTATCGAGAATGCGGAATTTTATCCCGCATATCAGGAACCCTTATGGAGGCTCAAGGACTGGCCGCTTGCTTAGGAGAACTCTGTCATATTCCTTCCTTCAGATCCTCTCCCGTTCTGGCAGAAGTCATCGACCTTCATCATCAAACGACAGTATTATTAGCGCTCACTCCAGTACACGATCTTGCATTAGGGACTGAGGTTATCCCCTTACGCAGGCCAGCCTCTCTTCCCCTTTCCAATCATCTTCTTGGAAGAGTCATTGATGGATTTGGCAACCCTTTGGATGGGAATCCCCCACTCCCTAAAGCCCCTCTTTCTCCACTATTTGCTTCTCCCCCCGCTCCTATGTCCCGTACTCCTATACAAGAAATCTTCCCTACAGGAATCCGGGCAATTGATGCCCTGCTTACCGTAGGAGAAGGGCAACGCGTGGGAATTTTTTCAGAACCAGGAGGAGGAAAATCCTCTCTCCTATCTACCATAGCAAAAGGAGCTCAAAATACAATCAATGTCATTGCTCTTATAGGAGAACGGGGCAGAGAAGTCCGAGACTATGTCCACCAACATAAAGAAGGCCTAGCCGCTCAACGCACAATTATTATTGCTTCTACCGCTTATGACACAGCTGCCAGTAAGGTTATTGCTGGCCGAGCGGCTATCACCATTGCAGAATATTTCCGAGATCAAGGAGCCCGCGTATTATTTATTATGGATTCGCTGTCTAGGTGGATAGAATCTCTCCAAGAGGTAGCTCTTGCTAGAGGAGAAACACTTTCTACTCATCACTACGCCGCATCCGTGTTTCACCATGTCGCTGCATTCTTGGAACGAGCAGGAAATAATGATAAAGGATCTATTACTTCTTTTTACGCAATGCTCCATTATGCCAACCATCCAGACATTTTCAATGATTATGTCAAATCTCTTCTGGATGGGCATTTCTTTCTCTCTCCTCAGGAGAAAAGCTTTTCTTCTCCTCCCATCAATCTGTTAACAAGTCTGTCTCGGTCAGCCCGCCAACTCGTCCATCCCCACCATTATGCTGCGGCTCAAGAACTCCTCTCTTTACTCAAAGCCTACCATGAGGCTATCGATATCATTCAGTTGGGAGCCTATGTTCCTGGACAGGATGCTAAGCTCGATAGAGCGATTCGAATCCTTCCCTCATTACAAGAATTTTTATCTCAACCCCTTTCCAATTACTCTGCTATTCATGACACTATTGAACAACTATACCGGTTGTTAAACCATGAATAA
- a CDS encoding type III secretion system protein — protein MPVLPRFLKHKTASVKSFGYLLAAILIGVILLYKPSSPQPAPATTLTEKKPSPWLKLSHLGNLQSIDTQAKKEQIEKDLTMFDPILQATVALSQGEETPAEISVILSLPHAQTLSPSLVHSITDYLMRSVPGLTKEQITLSDQQGNLYSPFLEQNTTLLTTSLERSFQAILPQKHFTLNYIPLANEWRLQLLIDENYLDTLSKTARVNLLSHIQEILAAFPEIHTSMDIVPFLTPATPKISHFSSIALSIAIVLLSLSILGAATFYLAFHTYDHVSQQKEKIQSINIPKLIEMMKRESPEKVALILSYLDAAKAEELLDKLPEDMRNAVLKLRT, from the coding sequence ATACCGGTGCTACCTCGCTTTCTAAAACATAAGACTGCCTCCGTTAAATCATTTGGATACCTTCTTGCAGCTATTCTGATAGGAGTGATCCTCTTGTATAAACCCTCTTCTCCACAGCCTGCTCCCGCCACAACATTAACAGAGAAAAAACCTTCTCCTTGGCTTAAACTTTCTCATCTAGGGAATCTTCAGTCCATAGACACCCAAGCAAAAAAAGAGCAGATAGAAAAGGACCTGACGATGTTCGATCCTATTCTACAAGCTACAGTTGCCTTATCTCAAGGAGAGGAAACCCCAGCAGAAATATCTGTGATACTCTCACTCCCTCATGCACAGACATTATCCCCATCACTTGTACATTCTATTACGGATTACCTGATGCGTAGTGTTCCTGGATTAACTAAAGAACAGATCACTCTATCCGATCAGCAAGGGAATCTTTACTCCCCTTTCCTTGAACAAAATACTACCCTACTCACAACTTCACTAGAACGCTCTTTTCAGGCCATTCTTCCTCAAAAGCATTTCACTCTTAACTATATCCCCCTAGCTAATGAGTGGCGCCTACAACTTCTTATTGATGAAAACTATCTCGATACCCTTTCTAAAACCGCTCGCGTTAACTTACTATCTCATATACAAGAGATCCTCGCAGCATTCCCTGAAATCCATACCTCTATGGATATCGTTCCTTTCCTGACGCCCGCGACACCAAAAATTTCTCACTTCTCCTCGATAGCTCTAAGCATCGCAATTGTTTTACTAAGCCTCAGCATTCTAGGCGCAGCCACTTTTTACCTTGCTTTCCACACTTATGATCACGTCTCTCAGCAGAAAGAAAAAATACAAAGCATAAATATCCCAAAGCTGATAGAGATGATGAAGAGAGAGTCCCCAGAAAAAGTCGCTTTGATTCTCTCTTATCTAGACGCGGCAAAAGCGGAAGAACTTCTTGATAAGCTTCCTGAAGATATGAGAAACGCCGTGCTAAAGTTAAGGACATAA
- a CDS encoding iron-sulfur cluster assembly scaffold protein, giving the protein MTVPFYPFFLWKSFPAKALRLFFQPKHGGVLSQEQEDDHSQLIIGKQGHLLMGNTVLFYWLVDTTNGLIREAKFQYFGHPYLLVLAEAACSLVIGKTFAAAYKITINDLNDEIRGYSLPSIALEDLSPLYHLVMDALDIASEQCVDIPVEDGSFPFREALLQLHDSQPFSKEEWENLSYDEQLSTLNTMMKEKIAPLVAMDDGSVRIVRFEGLTVTIAYSGNCSSCLSAVGSTLNSIGQLFRAHVYPLLEIKVDEQSLLF; this is encoded by the coding sequence ATGACTGTTCCTTTTTACCCTTTCTTTTTATGGAAAAGCTTCCCTGCAAAAGCTTTACGCCTATTCTTTCAACCTAAACACGGAGGAGTTCTATCTCAAGAGCAGGAAGATGATCACTCCCAACTCATTATAGGGAAGCAGGGGCACCTGCTTATGGGGAATACAGTACTATTTTACTGGCTTGTCGATACGACCAACGGCCTTATTCGAGAGGCAAAATTTCAATACTTCGGGCATCCCTATCTTCTTGTCCTGGCCGAAGCCGCCTGCTCGCTAGTAATTGGAAAAACTTTCGCTGCAGCTTACAAAATCACTATCAATGATCTCAATGACGAGATTCGCGGATACTCCCTCCCATCTATTGCCCTAGAAGACCTTTCTCCTCTTTACCACCTGGTAATGGATGCTCTTGATATTGCTTCTGAACAGTGTGTCGATATCCCTGTGGAAGACGGGTCCTTTCCTTTCCGAGAGGCGCTATTACAGCTGCATGATAGCCAGCCTTTCTCCAAAGAAGAGTGGGAAAATCTTTCTTACGATGAACAGCTCTCAACATTAAATACAATGATGAAAGAAAAAATAGCCCCTCTAGTTGCTATGGATGATGGCTCTGTACGTATCGTTCGCTTTGAAGGACTTACCGTAACTATTGCCTATTCGGGGAATTGTTCCTCCTGTTTATCCGCTGTAGGGTCTACTCTGAATTCGATAGGGCAGCTTTTCCGAGCACACGTTTATCCTTTATTAGAAATAAAAGTGGATGAACAGTCACTCTTGTTTTAA
- a CDS encoding aminotransferase class V-fold PLP-dependent enzyme translates to MDGTTIHEERSFVWLNNQQAIPPSELVKEAFQRYANVFTCKASSSALALQAEAEASARKLTGCQETAFSFHFVPHYPHVAAIIVAALLENHQAFQGRNHLLIPSCEQQWIINALCRRQNLGTTYDWVTSKTGCVKESDLAEALSPRTLLFSLSAANGMTGLLEAIPELVALCKERGIIFHIDLSDILGRCALPSELYQADILTFSSQALGGIGSSGAMFIRPSLAKYFSLWLPGGSQLSTCLSSLAAFSLACQERTAAFSSLVLSSIASRESLKQHLKAIPQVQFLLEDSPQRLPNVAVFAIPGIPAESLGFFLFQKQIFVGLGHDRFQPLSQILQSSGVSPFLCHSALHISFTERTPMTHFSALTAAIQEGLSHLQPLITSSL, encoded by the coding sequence ATGGACGGAACAACAATTCACGAAGAGCGCTCTTTCGTTTGGTTAAATAATCAACAAGCCATCCCTCCTTCTGAGCTGGTTAAAGAGGCTTTTCAACGTTATGCCAATGTGTTTACTTGCAAAGCCTCCTCTTCTGCTCTTGCTTTACAAGCAGAAGCAGAAGCTTCTGCTCGCAAGCTGACCGGATGCCAAGAAACCGCCTTTTCCTTTCATTTCGTTCCCCATTACCCTCATGTAGCAGCCATTATCGTGGCAGCTCTTCTTGAAAATCACCAAGCATTCCAGGGGCGGAATCACCTGCTGATTCCTTCTTGTGAACAGCAGTGGATTATTAACGCTCTCTGCCGCCGTCAGAATTTAGGAACAACCTATGATTGGGTAACGAGCAAAACAGGCTGTGTGAAAGAAAGCGATTTAGCGGAAGCACTTTCTCCTCGCACCCTACTCTTTTCCCTATCTGCCGCCAACGGCATGACAGGATTGCTAGAAGCCATTCCAGAGCTTGTCGCTTTATGTAAAGAACGCGGGATCATTTTCCATATCGACCTGAGTGACATTCTTGGCCGATGCGCACTCCCTTCAGAACTGTATCAGGCAGACATTCTCACATTCTCCTCACAGGCCCTTGGGGGAATCGGTTCCTCTGGAGCTATGTTTATTCGTCCCTCTTTAGCCAAATATTTTTCCTTATGGCTTCCCGGAGGATCTCAGCTCTCAACTTGCCTAAGCTCTCTTGCAGCGTTCTCTCTAGCCTGTCAAGAACGTACGGCAGCATTCTCCTCTCTTGTTCTTTCTTCTATTGCTTCTCGGGAAAGCCTGAAACAACATCTAAAAGCTATTCCTCAGGTGCAATTTCTGTTAGAAGATAGCCCTCAAAGACTCCCTAACGTAGCTGTTTTCGCTATTCCTGGCATCCCTGCAGAATCTTTGGGATTTTTCCTTTTCCAGAAACAAATTTTTGTAGGGCTGGGGCACGACCGCTTCCAACCTTTATCTCAGATTTTACAAAGCTCTGGAGTTTCCCCTTTTCTTTGTCATAGCGCCCTACACATATCTTTTACCGAACGCACTCCTATGACACACTTCTCGGCTTTAACCGCCGCCATACAAGAAGGACTCTCCCATCTACAACCCCTGATCACCTCATCTCTATGA